A genomic segment from Sphingopyxis sp. DBS4 encodes:
- a CDS encoding fimbria/pilus outer membrane usher protein, producing MGSAIFTSVALLLLAESPAAKAMADAPSTADGAWGEQPAVADNPEPVPLPAGPATHMTLPIISNDRVHGDVFVDLYPDGQIRYDRKSLIEQLAPLISDQSRPSFVRLLGGGDTLTSEQVALAGVTLRYDPGLLEIHVDRIAPDIAPVRPLGGVPNANQPPITMQPERFSAYLNIVGDFLVEDFRDFDRPAFLLNGAIRTGGMVLEFDGGYDKHLATGSGFYRRAVRLIRDEPDHQRRWSAGDIQIPSLSLIGGTFLGGVGVEKGRQNFIGANPLTSIGGQQILLQRDATVDVVVDGQQVQTMQLAAGPYDLASLRAQYSGRNAQLFITDVTGRRQLTDFDTYASTIDLAQGEEEYSAAIGFLPRAFNLNPSYHGTPAFSGHYRRGISNRLSLGGALQLSRGTQTLGAEIVAAPRAIPGRFDLSGAVSRGDGFGYALRGNYSLAIGGDRGGGQFSIAADYRNARFTTLIDQTGFVQGEALSINANYAQSLNERLILTVGANWFKREGIRVNRSAYADLTYRARTYRLVGGIEYGEGGGQRRNFGIRIGISVPFGRSTRGDASYNSRRDETRAFVSRSESDTVGSWGYNVGVRRSPGSASLDASGAYIGNRFYSRATITSTGSGLDRIDDRQTARLQIGTSIAYAGGALAIGRPINDSFVIASPHEGMEDQQVVIGQSVQSRRYDALSGSLGAALGPRLTSYSRQSILYDLAKGAQGYDIGPGVETVEPLYRSGYRLVVGTDATVSAIGFLNLGAERAGLVSGTVTSSDDDEFGTQPFFTNSAGRFVISGLRPGKTYEARLFDSAGFYRISVPKDSGSLLQLGDVAIAPGVTAKDKRQGEK from the coding sequence TTGGGTTCAGCCATATTCACCAGCGTCGCGCTGCTGCTGCTCGCCGAATCCCCGGCGGCGAAAGCCATGGCCGACGCTCCTTCAACGGCGGACGGCGCGTGGGGTGAGCAGCCCGCAGTGGCTGATAATCCCGAGCCGGTGCCGCTTCCCGCGGGTCCGGCAACGCATATGACGCTGCCCATTATCAGTAATGATCGGGTCCATGGCGACGTCTTCGTCGATCTCTATCCCGACGGTCAGATTCGCTATGATCGGAAAAGCCTGATCGAGCAACTCGCGCCGCTGATCTCGGACCAGTCGCGACCCAGTTTCGTGCGCTTGCTGGGCGGCGGCGATACGCTGACCTCCGAGCAGGTGGCGCTGGCGGGGGTGACCTTGCGCTACGACCCCGGCCTGCTTGAAATCCATGTCGACCGGATCGCGCCGGACATCGCGCCCGTCCGGCCATTGGGGGGGGTGCCAAACGCCAACCAGCCGCCGATCACGATGCAGCCCGAACGGTTCAGCGCCTATCTCAACATCGTCGGCGATTTTCTGGTCGAGGATTTCCGCGATTTCGACCGCCCCGCCTTCCTGTTGAACGGCGCCATCCGCACCGGCGGCATGGTGCTGGAATTCGATGGCGGTTATGACAAGCACCTGGCGACCGGTAGCGGCTTTTATCGTCGGGCGGTGCGACTGATCCGCGACGAACCCGACCATCAGCGGCGGTGGAGCGCCGGCGATATCCAGATTCCCAGCCTGAGCCTGATCGGTGGTACCTTTCTGGGTGGTGTCGGCGTCGAAAAGGGGCGGCAGAATTTCATAGGCGCCAATCCGCTGACTTCGATCGGCGGCCAGCAGATTCTGCTGCAACGCGACGCAACGGTGGACGTGGTTGTCGACGGACAGCAGGTTCAGACCATGCAGCTGGCGGCCGGTCCCTATGATCTGGCGTCGCTGCGGGCGCAATATAGTGGGCGGAACGCCCAGCTTTTCATCACCGACGTGACCGGGCGCCGTCAGCTTACTGATTTCGATACCTATGCCAGCACGATCGACTTGGCCCAGGGGGAGGAGGAATATAGCGCGGCGATCGGATTTCTGCCCCGCGCCTTCAATCTCAACCCCAGCTATCATGGCACCCCAGCCTTTTCGGGTCATTACCGCCGCGGCATCTCCAACCGGCTCTCGTTGGGCGGTGCGCTCCAGCTTTCGCGTGGCACCCAGACGCTCGGCGCAGAGATCGTGGCGGCGCCCCGTGCGATCCCGGGACGCTTCGATCTGTCCGGCGCGGTGAGCCGAGGCGACGGTTTCGGTTATGCGCTGCGCGGCAATTATTCGCTGGCTATCGGAGGGGATCGGGGCGGCGGCCAATTTTCGATCGCGGCCGATTATCGCAACGCTCGCTTCACCACCCTGATCGACCAGACAGGATTCGTGCAAGGCGAGGCGCTGAGCATCAATGCCAATTACGCGCAAAGCCTCAATGAGCGGCTTATCCTGACCGTTGGCGCCAACTGGTTCAAGCGCGAAGGGATCAGAGTTAACCGCAGCGCCTATGCCGACCTCACCTATCGCGCTCGAACATACCGGCTGGTGGGCGGGATCGAATATGGCGAAGGGGGAGGGCAGCGGCGAAACTTCGGCATTCGGATCGGTATCTCCGTGCCATTCGGCCGATCGACTCGCGGCGACGCCAGCTATAATAGCCGCCGGGATGAGACGCGTGCCTTCGTGTCGCGGAGCGAAAGCGACACAGTCGGATCCTGGGGCTATAATGTCGGGGTGCGCCGCTCGCCGGGATCGGCATCGCTCGATGCGTCCGGCGCTTATATCGGCAACCGTTTCTACAGTCGCGCCACTATCACATCGACCGGGTCGGGGCTCGACCGGATCGACGATCGCCAGACTGCGCGTCTGCAAATTGGTACCTCGATTGCCTATGCGGGAGGCGCGTTGGCGATCGGACGGCCGATCAACGACAGTTTCGTGATCGCGTCCCCGCACGAGGGCATGGAGGACCAGCAGGTTGTGATCGGCCAGTCGGTCCAGTCGCGCCGCTACGATGCGCTCAGCGGCTCGCTGGGTGCTGCGTTGGGCCCGCGTCTCACATCCTATTCGCGGCAGAGCATCCTCTATGATCTCGCCAAGGGCGCGCAGGGCTATGACATTGGCCCTGGCGTCGAAACGGTCGAGCCGCTCTATCGCAGCGGCTATCGCCTAGTCGTCGGTACCGACGCTACGGTCTCCGCCATCGGCTTTCTCAATCTGGGCGCTGAGCGGGCAGGCCTGGTGTCAGGCACCGTCACTTCGTCCGACGATGACGAGTTCGGGACTCAGCCCTTCTTCACCAATTCGGCAGGGCGGTTCGTTATCAGCGGGCTCAGACCCGGCAAGACATACGAGGCGCGATTGTTCGACTCGGCGGGGTTCTATAGGATCAGCGTGCCGAAGGATTCCGGCTCGCTGCTTCAACTAGGCGATGTTGCGATTGCGCCGGGAGTGACCGCAAAGGACAAGAGGCAGGGCGAAAAATGA